The DNA window TGCCATGAACACCGTGTGTTGCTGTTTCTGTTCCGTCGAAACGGTGCTCTTGATGGATGACTTGGCCTGGGGCTGATCGGTCGCCCCAGGCCAAGTCGTGTCACAGCTCGCCGACCTCGCGTGCGTCACGTGCCGCGATGAGATCCAGTACGTGCCGGGAGAGCCCGTTGAGCGTGGGGTTCTCCGCGATGGCGAGTACGCTGAGGGGGATCCCTAGCTCCTCTCCGACTGCGGTCGCCATCCTCATGGCCAGCAGTGAGGAAGCCCCGAGGGAGAAGAAGTTGTCCCCCTCCTCGATACGCATGTCGGGCTCTCCGAACAGGTTCTGCCACGTGCCGGAAATGCGTGCGCAGACCTCGTCGTAAGTGGGGTCGGCCGGAATGTGGGAGACGGTCATCGTCGAGCCTTTCTCACCGGGTGGAACTGTCCGGGGTGAACTTGTCGGCGTTGTGGGCGTGTATGAGGTCGGCGATCTGGGCCGAGGCGTCGAACGGCCGGCTGCGAAATCCGGCGATCTGGGCGCCGATG is part of the Peterkaempfera bronchialis genome and encodes:
- a CDS encoding acyl carrier protein produces the protein MTVSHIPADPTYDEVCARISGTWQNLFGEPDMRIEEGDNFFSLGASSLLAMRMATAVGEELGIPLSVLAIAENPTLNGLSRHVLDLIAARDAREVGEL